From one Humulus lupulus chromosome 8, drHumLupu1.1, whole genome shotgun sequence genomic stretch:
- the LOC133797057 gene encoding probable plastidic glucose transporter 2, giving the protein MWARQREASSMYKRLTSRDYTDSLDVESRDYMSTMDVEAKSALLQDDVGIETSNPSWKLSFPHVVVATISSFLFGYHLGVVNEPLESISVDLGFSGNTLAEGLVVSTCLGGAFIGSLFSGWIADGLGRRRAFQLCALPMIIGAAMSATSKTLAGMLLGRLFVGTGMGLGPPVAALYVTEVSPAFVRGTYGSLIQIATCLGIMGALLVGIPVKDIAGWWRVCFWVSTIPATILALAMIFCAESPSWLYKQGKAAEAEVEFEKLFGVAHVKVAMTELAKLDRGDDIDSVKISELLSGPHFRVVFIGSTLFALQQLSGINAVFYFSSTVFKKAGVPSSLANVFIGIVNLTGSVIATALMDKLGRKILLQWSFFGMSMAMAIQVAAATSFASETGSLYLSVGGMLMFVFTFALGAGPVPGLLLSEIFPNRIRAKAMAFCMSVHWVVNFFVGLLFLRLLEQLGPGLLYSIFATFCMMAVVFVKRNVVETKGKSLQEIEIALLPQD; this is encoded by the exons ATGTGGGCACGCCAACGTGAAGCTTCCTCGATGTACAAGCGCTTAACGTCGAGAGATTATACTGATTCTCTTGATGTGGAATCAAGAGATTATATGAGTACTATGGATGTGGAAGCTAAATCTG CTCTTTTACAGGACGATGTGGGTATAGAAACTTCAAATCCTTCATGGAAGCTTTCTTTTCCGCATGTTGTGGTGGCAACCATATCTTCATTCTTATTTGGCTATCATCTGGG AGTAGTAAATGAACCACTTGAAAGCATCTCTGTTGACCTTGGTTTCAGTGGTAATACATTGGCAGAAG GTCTGGTGGTGAGTACATGTCTGGGTGGAGCCTTTATTGGATCTTTGTTCAGTGGTTGGATTGCTGATGGACTTGGGCGTCGTAGGGCATTTCAGCTGTGTGCTCTGCCTATGATTATTGGTGCTGCTATGAG TGCAACAAGCAAAACCCTTGCTGGCATGCTTTTAGGAAGGTTATTTGTTGGGACTGGTATGGGTTTGGGACCTCCTGTTGCTGCTCTCTATGTAACTGAG GTTTCACCTGCTTTTGTTAGGGGTACTTATGGAAGCTTAATCCAAATTGCTACATGCCTTGGGATCATGGGGGCTCTTTTAGTTGGAATCCCTGTCAAAGATATTGCTGGCTG GTGGCGCGTTTGTTTTTGGGTATCTACAATTCCAGCTACAATACTTGCTCTTGCCATGATTTTCTGTGCGGAAAGTCCTTCTTGGCTGTACAAG CAAGGAAAAGCTGCTGAAGCGGAAGTTGAATTTGAGAAGCTTTTTGGAGTAGCACATGTCAAAGTAGCAATGACAGAGCTGGCCAAGTTAGACAGAGGAGATGATATAGATTCTGTTAAGATTTCAGAATTGTTATCTGGCCCTCATTTTAGAG TTGTTTTTATTGGGTCAACCCTATTTGCTTTACAACAGCTATCTGGTATAAATGCTGTGTTTTATTTCTCTTCGACTGTTTTTAAGAAAGCGGGAGTACCATCAAGTCTTGCAAATGTCTTCATAGGGATTGTGAACTTAACAG gaTCGGTCATTGCAACAGCATTGATGGATAAGCTAGGAAGGAAAATTCTCCTTCAATGGAGCTTCTTCGGCATG TCAATGGCAATGGCAATTCAAGTCGCCGCAGCAACTTCTTTTGCATCAGAGACTGGATCTTTGTACCTTTCTGTTGGTGGTATGCTCAT GTTCGTATTCACATTTGCTCTTGGAGCTGGTCCAGTTCCTGGTCTTCTCCTCTCAGAGATCTTCCCGAACCGAATTCGGGCTAAAGCTATGGCCTTTTGTATGTCGGTGCACTGG GTGGTAAATTTCTTTGTTGGACTGCTTTTCTTGCGATTGCTGGAACAACTTGGGCCGGGACTCTTGTATTCAATCTTTGCTACCTTTTGCATGATGGCAGTTGTTTTTGTGAAAAGAAACGTGGTGGAAACCAAAGGGAAGTCACTTCAAGAGATTGAGATAGCGCTTCTTCCTCAGGattag
- the LOC133797059 gene encoding cyclin-dependent kinase F-1, which produces MDPSPPKSWSIHTRAEIIRKYEILERVGSGAYSDVYRARRLYDGLIVALKEVHDYQSAFREIETLQILQSCPNVVVLHEYFWREDEDAVLVLEFLKTDLFSVIREAKKRDDGGIGLGELKRWILQILSGVDACHRNMIVHRDLKPSNLLISDDGVLKLADFGQARILMDPGYGGENPGSIIQPNEVTPETGISYQERYRSQVQEHGTMMSKEEFLEVLDGIKAKDLDKETYIPDGDTSCLATCTTSDIGDDPFKGSGSYEAEDVGENSLGCLTSCVGTRWFRAPELLFGSTDYGLEVDLWSLGCIFAELFSLQPLFPGTSDIDQLSRIINVLGNLTEEVWPGCAKLPDFKIISFSKVENPTGLEACLPNRSPEEISIVKRLVCYDPASRATAMELLQDKYLSEEPPPVPLSELRVPLTRTGEDETDSWGRFNDMDSESDEDLDPLNVTTTNTGFSIRFS; this is translated from the exons ATGGACCCTTCACCGCCCAAGAGCTGGAGCATCCATACCCGAGCCGAAATCATCCGAAAATACGAGATCCTCGAACGGGTTGGATCCGGGGCCTACTCCGACGTTTACCGGGCCCGTCGCCTCTATGACGGCCTCATCGTCGCGCTCAAGGAGGTCCACGACTACCAGTCCGCCTTCCGCGAGATCGAGACCCTCCAAATCCTCCAAAGTTGCCCAAACGTCGTGGTTTTGCACGAGTACTTCTGGCGAGAGGACGAAGACGCCGTGCTTGTCTTAGAGTTTCTGAAGACCGATTTGTTCTCGGTCATCAGGGAGGCCAAGAAAAGAGACGATGGTGGAATTGGTCTCGGCGAGCTCAAGAGGTGGATTCTGCAGATTCTTTCCGGAGTTGATGCGTGCCACAGGAATATGATCGTCCACCGTGATTTGAAGCCCAGCAATCTGTTGATCTCTGATGATGGAGTTCTCAAGTTGGCCGATTTCGGGCAG GCTAGGATACTCATGGATCCTGGATACGGTGGTGAGAACCCAGGTTCTATAATTCAGCCAAATGAGGTAACCCCTGAAACAGGAATATCATATCAGGAACGCTATAGAAGTCAAGTGCAAGAGCATGGAACAATGATGAGCAAAGAAGAATTTTTGGAAGTGTTGGATGGTATAAAGGCTAAAGATTTAGATAAGGAGACATACATTCCTGATGGAGATACATCTTGTCTAGCCACTTGCACAACGAGCGACATTGGCGACGATCCTTTCAAGGGCTCTGGTTCTTATGAGGCAGAGGATGTTGGAGAGAACAGCCTTGGTTGTCTCACTTCATGTGTGGGAACTCGTTGGTTCAGAGCCCCTGAGCTTCTCTTTGGATCCACGGACTATGGCTTAGAGGTTGATCTCTGGTCATTAGGGTGCATTTTCGCAGAGCTTTTCTCCTTGCAGCCACTTTTTCCAGGAACTTCTGATATTGATCAGCTGAGTAGAATCATAAATGTTTTGGGCAACTTAACTGAGGAAGTCTGGCCAGGGTGTGCGAAACTTCCTGATTTCAAGATAATTTCGTTCAGCAAGGTGGAAAATCCCACTGGTTTAGAAGCTTGTCTTCCTAATCGTTCACCTGAGGAGATTTCTATTGTCAAAAGACTTGTTTGTTATGACCCTGCTAGTAGAGCTACAGCCATGGAGTTACTTCAAGACAAGTATTTGAGTGAAGAGCCACCACCGGTTCCTTTGTCTGAACTGCGTGTTCCTTTGACCAGAACTGGAGAAGATGAGACTGATAGCTGGGGTCGTTTCAATGACATGGATTCAGAGTCTGATGAGGATTTGGACCCTCTCAATGTTACCACCACAAATACTGGTTTTTCTATTCGGTTCTCATGA
- the LOC133797060 gene encoding rac-like GTP-binding protein ARAC7, giving the protein MMSASKFIKCVTVGDGAVGKTCMLICYTSNKFPTDYIPTVFDNFSANVAVDGSIVNLGLWDTAGQEDYSRLRPLSYRGADVFVLAFSLISRASYENVLKKWMPELRRFAPNVPIVLVGTKLDLRDDRGYLADHMGSNAITSAQGEELRKQIGAAAYIECSSKTQQNVKAVFDTAIKVVLQPQRRKEMVRKKRHRRSSCSIASLVCGGCEA; this is encoded by the exons ATGATGAGTGCTTCGAAGTTTATCAAATGTGTCACGGTTGGAGATGGAGCTGTTGGCAAGACCTGTATGCTCATTTGTTACACCAGCAACAAGTTTCCCACT GATTATATACCCACCGTATTCGACAATTTTAGTGCCAATGTAGCTGTGGATGGGAGCATTGTCAACTTGGGACTATGGGACACTGCAG GTCAAGAAGACTATAGCAGGTTGAGGCCACTGAGCTACAGAGGTGCAGATGTATTTGTACTGGCTTTCTCATTGATTAGCAGAGCAAGCTATGAGAATGTACTTAAAAAg TGGATGCCTGAACTTCGACGATTTGCACCAAATGTTCCAATTGTTCTTGTTGGAACAAAACTAG ATCTTCGTGATGACAGGGGTTATCTAGCTGATCATATGGGATCTAACGCCATAACATCTGCTCAG ggagaggagctgaGGAAGCAAATTGGTGCTGCAGCTTATATTGAGTGCAGTTCTAAGACTCAACAG AATGTCAAAGCTGTTTTTGATACTGCTATTAAGGTTGTTCTTCAACCTCAAAGAAGGAAGGAGATGGTTCGGAAGAAAAGGCATCGACGGTCTAGTTGCTCGATTGC GAGCCTAGTATGTGGAGGCTGCGAGGCTTAG